Within the Candidatus Methylomirabilota bacterium genome, the region CTGACGGAGGGCGCGCCCGAGGACTTCAAGCTCCAGATCGACACGGCCGTGGGGGACCACGGCAGCTGGGCCTATGCCTACCTCTGGTCCCGCGCCGGCACCATCTACGCCGGGTCCTCCGAGATCCAGAAGAACGTGATCGGCGAGCGCATCCTCGGCCTGCCGAAAGAGACCCGCGCCGACCGGGTGGGAGGCAAAGCGTGAACTTCTCGTTCAGCGACGACCAAATCTTATTGAAGAACTCCGTTCGCGCCGCGCTCGACGAGCAGTGCAAGCCCGCTCACGTGCGCTCGATGTCGGAGGATCCGATAGGCTACAGCGATCAGCTCTGGGGCGAGATGGCCAAGCTCGGCTGGCTCGGCCTCCCCTTCCCCGAGGAGCAGGGCGGCGCGGGCCTGGGCCTCGTCGAGCTCGCCCTCGTGATCGAGGAGATGGGGCGCGCGGCCTACCCGGGCCCCTTCTTCGCCACGGTGGTGCTGGGCGGCCTGGGCCTCATGCTCGGCGGCAGCGCCGCGCAGAAGGACAAGTGGCTCTCGGCCATCGCCGCGGGCAAGGCGCGCGCGACGGCGGCGCTCCTCGAGGAGCATCTCGACTGGGACCCGGCCGCAACAGCCGCGACGGCCGCCAAGTCGGGGGCCGGATGGACGCTCTCGGGTCTCAAGCGCTTCGTGCCCTGGGCGCACGCGGCCGACGTCGTCCTCGTGCCCGCGCGCTCACCCGAGGGGCTCTCGCTCTTCCTCGTGGATCCCAAGTCCGCGGGCGTCACGCTCAAGCCCATGATCGGCATCGACCTCGCCAACCGCTGGTCCGAGATGCGGCTCGACAAGGTCGCGGTCGGCGCCGAGGCGATCCTGGGCCGGCCAGGTACGGCGGGGCCGCTGCTCGACTCGCTCCTGCGCCGCGCCGCCGTGATGTCCTCGGCCGAGATGCTGGGCGCCGCGCGCCGGTGCCTCGACATGAGCGTGGAGTACGTCAAGGTGCGCGATCAGTTCGGCCAGCCCATCGGCTCCTTCCAGGCCATCCGCCACCGCTGCGCCGAGATGCTGCTCGAGGCCGAGAACGCGCATGCGGCGGTCTACTACGCCTCGTGGGCGCTGACGGCCGGCGCGGAGGACGCCGCGGTCGCGTCGTCCATCTGCAAGGCCTACGTGAGCGACGCCGCGCGCAAGGTCTGCGGCGACGCCATCCAGGTCCACGGCGGCATCGGCTTCACCTGGGAGTATGACCTGCACCTCTACATGAAGCGGGCCAAGGGGCTGGAGCCCCTGTACGGCGACACGGAGTACCATCGGGAGCTGATCGTCCGCCACGTCGCGGCCGCTAAGTAGATGGCCGAAGCGCGGGGACCGCTCGACGGTATCACCGTCGTGGACTGCACGGCGTACCTCGCGGGGCCGTACGCCGCGATGATGCTGGCCGATATGGGCGCCGGCGTCGTCAAGCTCGAACCCCTCGAGGGCGACTCGTTCCGCGAGCTGCCGGGCTTCTACGGCTGGAACCGCGGGAAGCGCTCCATGGCCGTCAACCTCAAGGAGCCCGCCGGCCAGGAGGTCCTCCACCGCCTGGCCAAGACCGCCGACGTCATCACCCAGAACATGCGCCCGGGCGTCGCAGAGCGGCTGGGCGCGGACTCGGCGACCCTGCGCGCGCTGAACCCGCGGCTGATCTACTGTGCCATCACCGCTTTCGGCCCCGACGGTCCCTACCGGGATCGGCCGGGCTACGATCCGGTGCTGCAGGCCATGGGCGGCGTCCAGCACCTCCAGGGCTTCGGCGGGCCGCCGCAGTTCGTGCGCATCGCCGTGACCGACTACTACACGGGCGCGCTCGCCGCCCAGGCCGTGCTGGCGGCGCTCTTCGTCCGCGAGCGCACGGGACGAGGCCAGCACGTCGAGACCTCGCTGCTCCAGGGTGTGCTGGCGCTGCAATCAGGCAGCGTCGTGGACTATCCGGGCAAGCCGACGTTCCTGCGAGAGACCCCGACCTACCGGCTCTACCAGGCGGGAGATGCCCAGTGGTTCTTCCTGGCCTGTGGCAACCAGTCCTTCTGGGCCAAGCTCTGCAAGGCCGTCGGGCGTCCCGACATGACCAACGACCCGCGTTTCGGCTCCTGGCTCCTGCGCGGGGACAACCGCGAGGTGCTGATGCCGATCCTCGAGGCGGCCTTCGCGGGCAAACCGCGAGACGAGTGGCTCAAGATCCTTGGCGACCACGACATCCCCTGCGCACCCGTCCAGTCGCTCCAGGAATTCATGCGCGACCCGGCCGTCCAGCACCTGAAGATGACCGTCCGGTACGACCACCCCGAGGTCGGGCCCCTTACGCTGATGGGCCAGCCCATACGCTTCTCGGACACGCCGGCGCCCGACGCCGGACCGCCGCCCGTCCTCGGCCAGCACACGCGCGAGGTCTTACGCGAGCTGGGCTACAAGGACGGCGACATCGCCGATCTCCACCGCCGCGGCATCATCGCCGGGAAGGACCTTTAAGCATGCCTGAGCAGCCCGTCAGCTACGAAGCGAAGGACGGCGTGGCGACGATCACCCTCGACCGCCCCGACGTGCTCAACGCGATGAACAATCCCATGCGCGCCCAGCTCCTCGAGATCTTCACCCGTCTCAGGACCGACGACGGCGTGAAGGTGGTCGTGGTCACAGGCGCGGGTGAGCGCGCCTTCTGCGCGGGCGCCGACATCCGCGAGTTCCTCGAGCCGCCGACGCCGACCCACTTCCGGGAGGCCCGCAAGCGCCTTGACTTCAGGAGCGAGATGGAGCGCTGCTCCCAGCCGATCATCGCCGCGATCCGCGGCTTCGCGCTTGGGGGCGGGCTCGAGTTCGCCCTGGCCTGCGACATCCGCATCGCGGCCGAAGACGCGCAGCTGGGGCTGACTGAGATTAACCTCGCGATTATTCCCGGCGGCGGCGGCACGCAGAGGCTCCCGCGCCTCGTGGGACGCGGCAAGGCGCTCGAGATGATCCTGACCGGGATGCGCGTGCCCGCCGCCGAGGCGCTCCGCATCGGGCTGGTCGAGCGCGTGGTGCCGGTGGCAGAGCTGCTCCCCGCAGCGCAGGCCCTCGCCCGCCAGATCGCCGACAAGGCGCCCATCGCGCTCCGCTACGCCAAGGAGGCGGTGGTGGGCGGACTCGGGCTCCCGCTCGCCGACGGCATCAGGCTCGAGAACGATTTGGCCACCCTACTTCGCACGACCGAGGACCGTGTCGAAGGCGCCAAGGCCTTCGTCGAGAAGCGCAAGCCCAAGTGGACCGGCCGCTGACGCGGCCACCGTGCTAGATCCATCGACACCCGCTCGCGTACGCATAGCACGAGAATGTCGCCAGGCTCTGCACCACTCCAAACGAGAGGCGCGTAGGCGACATAAAGGCCATTATCGGACTGGGCCGGCGGTGCTGGGGGCCGGCGGCGGGGTGGCCGGCCTGCCGGAGAGTCCATGCAGCCCTACCTCCGTTGACGGCGAGTGTGCCGCTGGATGAACACCGCCACCTCGGCCTTGCTGACGCGCCCGCCCGCCACGCCAAGCACCATCTCGACCAGCTCGTCCTCCGTCGCGTCCAGCCGGAGTGAGTTCAGACCGAGAAAGGCGAGCATCGCCATCAACCCGGCGCGCTTGTTGCCATCGATGAACGCGTGCCCCTGGACCAGGTGATACAAGTACGCTGCGGCCATCTCGTGGAGGCTCCCGTGCAGCCACTGTCCTCCGAATGTCGCGCGCGGCATGGCCAAGGCGGAATCCAGCAGGCCCGTGTCCCGAATGCCGTGACTGCCCCCGTAACGCTCGATCTGATCCGCATGCAGGGCGAGGACCTCGTCCTGCGACAGGAAGACGACCTTCACTACTCGGCCAGCCGCCTGAACGCGCCACTGTAACGCCGGTGCACCTCCTCCACCACCCGCTTGAGCCGGGCCGTCCGGCCGCGGGCGCGCACCGGCGAGATCACAATCACCTGCCCGTCCGTGGAGATTTCTAGGGGCGTGCTGGCGTCAATCCCCACCCGATCCAGCAGCGGCTTGTCCAGCACGAGCGCCAGGCTGTTGCCGGTCTTGGTCAGCTTCTTCCGCATGGGCGAGCCCTCCGTACGTACACTATGCCATCACTGTACGTACGTGACAAGTGGTCGCGTAGCGCGCCACATCAGTGATCCCCCAACCAGGCCAGTCATCAACGGCGATCGTGCGCCGGCGACCGCGGGGTCGTCAAGACGCGTCCTGCAGGGGCAGAGTCCCACCCCGAGGCGGGGAGGGATTACCGGCGGGAGGGGGCGGCAGCGGGGAGGTCGCCCGACGGCGGGGCCGGCCCCGGAGAGTCCCCGGGATGGAGCAGGCCCAGGTGCGCGAGGATCGTGCCCACCACGGCCGGGTCCTCCACCGTGGCGATGAGCCGCAGCCGGCCGCCGCCGCGCGGGCACGCGAGCACGTCGATCCCGAAGGCCCGGCGCATCAGCGTGGCCCAGGCCCAGGAGCGCGGGCAGCGTGAGGCTCCGCGCTCAGCCCGCCGGGCGGCCACTGCCTCGCTCGCCGCCGACCTGCCAAAGCCCACGACCTGCGGGCGCCAGCGCGCATGCGGCGCCAGGACTCCGTGGTAGAGGAGCACGTGCACCTCGGGCCGCGGCGTCAGCACGGCCAGCTTCTCCAGGAACTCGGCAGGCTCGAACAGCAGATGCGTCGTGCCGTCGCGCCACGCCTTCCTCAACTCGACCAGCACGCGCCCAGCGATCCTCGACCCTCTGAGAATCTCCGTCTATACTTGGGGGCCCACTCTTGGTGCCGCGGTAAACTGACCCGACTGGTTCAGGGAGGTCCGGCATGAAGTGTCCCCGGTGCCAAGCAGAAAACCGTGAAGGGGCACGATTCTGCCGAGAATGCGCGGCGACATTTGATGCCGTCTGCTCGAGCTGTGGTGCCAAGGTCGAGGCTGGAAGTAAGTTCTGCGATGGCTGCGGAGCGCCCCTTGCCGCTACGCCAGTGTCCAGTCTAAGGCCGTCCCGTTTCGCTTCCCCCGAATCCTACGTGCCGAAACACCTCGCCGAACGCATCCTCACCTCGAAAGCCGCCCTCGAAGGCGAACGCAAGCAGGTCACCGTGCTTTTCGCCGACTTGAAGGGCTCGATGGAGCTGCTTGCGGATCGTGATCCCGAAGAAGCGCGCCAGATTCTCGATCCGGTGCTGGAGCACATGATGGAGGCCGTGCACCGCTACGAGGGCACGGTAAACCAGGTCATGGGTGACGGGATCATGGCGCTGTTCGGTGCGCCGCTCGCCCACGAGGACCACGCGGTGCGCGCGTGTTATGCCGCGCTGCGGATCCAGGAGTCGATCCGGCGCTACACGGAGGACGTCCGCCGCTTGCACGGCGTCGAGGTCCAGGTTCGTGTTGGGCTGAACTCCGGGGAGGTGGTGGTGCGATCGGTCGGAAGCGATCTCAGGATGGATTACACGGCCGTCGGTCAGACGACGCACCTCGCCGCCCGGATGGAGCAGCTCGCCGCGCCGGGGACGATCCGGCTCACGAGCGAGACGCTCGCGCTCGCCGAGTACTACGTGACGGTGAAACCGCTGGGGCCAGTGCCGGTGAAAGGGTTGGAGGCGCCGGTGGAGGTTTACGAGCTCGTGGGCGCGGGACCCGCGCGGTCGCGGCTGCAGGCCGCGGCCATCCGCGGATTAACGCGCTTCGTCGGACGCGATCCGGAGCTCGAGCAGCTCAGCCAGGCGCTCGAGCTCGCCCGAACCGGCCACGGTCAGGTCGTCGCGCTCGTCGGCGAGCCGGGCGTAGGCAAGTCACGCCTCTACTGGGAGTTCACGCACTCGCATCGTACCCAGGGGTGGCTGATCGCGGAAACGAACTCGGTTTCCTACGGCAAAGCCACCGCGTATCTCCCGGTTATCGATTTCCTGAAAGCGTACTTGCAAATCGAGAGCGGTGACGAGCCTCGGAGGATCCGCGAAAAGGTGACGGGGAAGATCCTCTCCCTCGATCGAGCGCTCGAGCCTTTCCTCTCACCGCTCCTGTCGCTCCTGGACGTCTCCACCGACGATCCCGCGTGGGAGAGTTTGGCGCCGCCTCATCGCCGCCAACGGATCCTGGACGGTGTCAAACGTGTGCTGCTCCGCGAGAGCCAGGTGCAGCCGTTCCTTCTCCTGTTCGAGGATCTGCACTGGATCGACGCGGAAACCCAGGCGCTCCTCGACAGTCTCGTCGAGAGCCTGCCGACCGCCCGCATCCTCCTCCTCGTCAACTATCGTCCCGAGTACCAGCACAGCTGGGGGCGCAAGACGTACTACCGGCAACTCCGCATCGATCCTCTGCCGCCCGCGCGCGCCGAGGTGTTGCTGGACGCATTGCTCGGCAGCGACGCGGCGCTCGCCCCGCTGAGGCGGCTCCTGATCGAACGGACGGAAGGGAACCCCTTCTTCCTCGAAGAGAGCGTGCGGACATTGGTCGAGACCAAGGTGCTCGGAGGAGAGCGCGGCGCGTACCGACTCGCGAAGGCGGCGCAGAGCTTCCAGATTCCAGCGACGGCGCAGGCGATCCTCGCCGCACGGATCGACCGGCTCCCGCCCGAGGAAAAGCGCGTGCTCCAGAGCGCCGCCGTGGTCGGGAAGGACGTGCCTTTCACCCTCCTCCAGGCGATCGTCGAGGAGCCCGAGGAGTCTCTGCGGCGGAGCCTCGAGAACCTCCAGGCGGCCGAGTTCCTCTACGAGACGCAGCTCTTCCCCGATCTCGAGTACACGTTCAAGCACGCCCTCACGCAGGAGGTCGCTTACCGGAGTCTCCCGGTGGAGCGGCGGCGCAGCTCTCACGAACGAATCGCGACCGTGCTGGAAGGGGTCTTCGCGACCCGGCTCGACGAGAAGACCGAACTCCTCGCGCATCACTACCAGCAGAGCCGGAACGCCGAGAAGGCGCTCACCTACCTCACGCGTGCCGCACAGAAGGCGGCCGCGCGTTTCGCGCCGGAGGAGGCGTCGAGCTACTACGACTCGGTCATCGCGTGTCTAGATCAGCTTCCCCGCACCGAGGAACGTGAGCGAGAACGGATCGATCTTCGGCTCGGCCACGTCGACATGGTGTGGGTCCGTGGCCGGTACGCGGAGGGAAGGGGCATCCTCGAAGAGGTCCGGGAGATCGCCGAGCGGCTCGCGGATCTTCCCCGACTCGCTCAGATCCACTTCAAGTTCGGCTGGTATCTCTACGACCAGATGGATATGGACCGCGCCTTCGCCCATCAGCGGGAGTGCTTCGCTCTCTGCGAGCGGCTCGGCCAGCTGACGGAGATGCGCCAGGTCTACTGGGGGCTCGGGCAAAGCTGTCGATCGGTCTCGAGCGACGTCGCCGTCCGGCGCCGGACGGCGATCGAGTATCACCGCACCGGCCTCGTCCTGGCGGAGAACGCCTTCCCCAACGTGATCTTCTGGGATCTGCACAACGCGCACTTCCTCTGGCTCATCCATCTATTCCAGCTCGGCGAGTGGGAGGTGGCCAGGGCGTATCTCGATGGCGCCGAGCGCATCGCCAAGGCCTTCCCCGAAGGGGCCGACATCGTGCAGATGGAGTTTACGAAGGGATCGATCGGGCTGTCGCATCTCCTCAAGGGCGACTGGGAGGTCGAGGTCGGCCTCGACTGGCTCCGGGAGAGCCTCGAGGCTGCCGAGCGGGTGGGCGGCCACATCTACACGTTGATTGGGCGGTACCTCGTCGCTCAGGGGTACTTCCTGGTGGGCGACCTTCCGCGGGCGCTGGCGCACTTCGAGGCGACGCTCGCGGTCGCCGAGGAGACGAGCAACCTCCTCTGGCCCGGCGCGCTGCTCTGGACGGCCGAGACCGAGGCGCGACTGCATCGGGCCGACGAGGCGCTCGACCACCTCAGAAGGTACGAAGAGCTGATCGAGCGCGTCGGCCCGCTCGAAGGGCTTGCCTGGTTCCCGTCGCGCGGCGTGGCCGACAGGGTCCACGGTCTCGTGCTCGCTCAGCGGGGAGATCTGGAGGCTGCAGCCCAGCGCCTCGAGCGGAGTGCCGCGACTCTCGCCGAACACGGGTACCGACCGGATCTGGCGCGGACGTTGGTCGCGCTCGGCCAGGTCCGGCGAGACCAGGGGCGGTTGTCCGAGGCGCAGCATGCCTTCCAGCACGCGATGGGGCTGTTCCGCGAGATGGGGTTCGGACCCGAACTCGATCAGACGCTCGCGCTCATGTGACGCACCGTCAGCGGAAGGACGAGGAATTCACCCTGAAGTCGGCTAACCTGATCCAATGTCCTCCCTGAGCCCATATCCTTCGGCCGACAACTCGTAGACAGGAAGCTCACATGGCTCGACCTCGCGGTGCTTGGGTTGTCGCTGCCGCCATCGGATTTCTCGCTTTCGCGTTCGGCTCGAGCACGGTCCGTGGCCAGGGCTCTTCCTTGTCTCCTGAACTGGAACAGCTGCGCCTGAGTCTGCAGAAGTACCAGGATCCAGTGGTGGCCATTCGTGACGGTTATTTCTCCACGCTCGGCTGCGTCGAGTACCCAAAGCCCGGCGGCCCGGGGCAGGTTGCCTATCAGGCCGGGGCGATGGGCATCCATTTCCTTAAACCCTCCTTGATCAGTCCGGCGCCGGACGCGAAACGTCCGACGCTTCTCCTCTATGAACCGGATGCGCACGGGAAGCTGACTCTCGTGGGCGCGGAATGGTTCGTACCTCTCGCCACGGGGATCAAGGAACGGCCACAGCTTTTTGGTCGCGAGTTCGATGGTCCGATGGAGGGTCACGAGCCGCTCCTACCGCAGAATCTCCACCACTACGACCTTCACGTGTGGCTGTGGAAGCAAAACCCGGCAGGGTTGTTCAGCCCGACCAACCCTCTGGTGAAGTACTCCGGCTACAGCTACACCATCGTCGAGGAGGCCCCTCACATCGTCACGCACCCGAAACATTGAGCGGCGGCATCGGGCCGTTGCCGCACCAGCGGAAGCGGGGTCAGGTCTTGAATTCCAGCAGACCAACGTCGCCGACGCGACCGTGTGGCATGTCAACACCTGAACCCGATCGTCAGTCGATCACACGGTCGGCCCGAAGAGCGATGGTCGATGGCAGGGAGAGATTCAGCGCCGTCGCTGTGCGTCGGTTGACCACCATCTCGATCGTCGAGGGCATTTCGATCGGCAGGTCGGCTGGCTTCGCCCCCTTGATGATTCTGTCGACGAAGTACGCCGAGCGCCGGTACGCGGCGAGCAGGTCCGGTCCATACGACACCAGAAATCCGCTCTCGGCATAGGGAGCCCAGCCCGCCGCGCTCGGAATCCGGTTCTTGAGAAAGAACCGGGCGAGCGCCGATCGCTGCGAGTTGGTGAGCGCGTCAGGAAACACGACCGCCCCCTCGGCGCGCGAAGCGACGACGGCGGGGAGCGCCGCGTCGAGCTCCGCCGGATTGCGGACCGGATGGTAGGAGACCCGGATTCCGAGCCGTTCGGCCGCCGCCTTCGACGCCGCGAGCTCTCGGGGCTCCCCAGGGTGGCCCGGATTGGCGATGATCGCGACACGGCCAAGACTGGGCACTATCTCCTTCAGGATCTCGATCCGCTTGCCGACCAGGTCGAGGGAGAGAAGACACACCCCGGTCAAGTGGCGACCTGGACGCGCAAAGCTCGTCGCCAAGCCTGCCGCGATAGGGTCACCGCTGTAGACGAAGGCTGTGGGAATCGCCGGTGAGAGGCGCTCCGCCT harbors:
- a CDS encoding acyl-CoA dehydrogenase family protein, which translates into the protein MNFSFSDDQILLKNSVRAALDEQCKPAHVRSMSEDPIGYSDQLWGEMAKLGWLGLPFPEEQGGAGLGLVELALVIEEMGRAAYPGPFFATVVLGGLGLMLGGSAAQKDKWLSAIAAGKARATAALLEEHLDWDPAATAATAAKSGAGWTLSGLKRFVPWAHAADVVLVPARSPEGLSLFLVDPKSAGVTLKPMIGIDLANRWSEMRLDKVAVGAEAILGRPGTAGPLLDSLLRRAAVMSSAEMLGAARRCLDMSVEYVKVRDQFGQPIGSFQAIRHRCAEMLLEAENAHAAVYYASWALTAGAEDAAVASSICKAYVSDAARKVCGDAIQVHGGIGFTWEYDLHLYMKRAKGLEPLYGDTEYHRELIVRHVAAAK
- a CDS encoding CoA transferase: MAEARGPLDGITVVDCTAYLAGPYAAMMLADMGAGVVKLEPLEGDSFRELPGFYGWNRGKRSMAVNLKEPAGQEVLHRLAKTADVITQNMRPGVAERLGADSATLRALNPRLIYCAITAFGPDGPYRDRPGYDPVLQAMGGVQHLQGFGGPPQFVRIAVTDYYTGALAAQAVLAALFVRERTGRGQHVETSLLQGVLALQSGSVVDYPGKPTFLRETPTYRLYQAGDAQWFFLACGNQSFWAKLCKAVGRPDMTNDPRFGSWLLRGDNREVLMPILEAAFAGKPRDEWLKILGDHDIPCAPVQSLQEFMRDPAVQHLKMTVRYDHPEVGPLTLMGQPIRFSDTPAPDAGPPPVLGQHTREVLRELGYKDGDIADLHRRGIIAGKDL
- a CDS encoding enoyl-CoA hydratase-related protein, whose amino-acid sequence is MPEQPVSYEAKDGVATITLDRPDVLNAMNNPMRAQLLEIFTRLRTDDGVKVVVVTGAGERAFCAGADIREFLEPPTPTHFREARKRLDFRSEMERCSQPIIAAIRGFALGGGLEFALACDIRIAAEDAQLGLTEINLAIIPGGGGTQRLPRLVGRGKALEMILTGMRVPAAEALRIGLVERVVPVAELLPAAQALARQIADKAPIALRYAKEAVVGGLGLPLADGIRLENDLATLLRTTEDRVEGAKAFVEKRKPKWTGR
- a CDS encoding type II toxin-antitoxin system death-on-curing family toxin, with translation MKVVFLSQDEVLALHADQIERYGGSHGIRDTGLLDSALAMPRATFGGQWLHGSLHEMAAAYLYHLVQGHAFIDGNKRAGLMAMLAFLGLNSLRLDATEDELVEMVLGVAGGRVSKAEVAVFIQRHTRRQRR
- a CDS encoding AbrB/MazE/SpoVT family DNA-binding domain-containing protein, encoding MRKKLTKTGNSLALVLDKPLLDRVGIDASTPLEISTDGQVIVISPVRARGRTARLKRVVEEVHRRYSGAFRRLAE
- a CDS encoding adenylate/guanylate cyclase domain-containing protein, which produces MPKHLAERILTSKAALEGERKQVTVLFADLKGSMELLADRDPEEARQILDPVLEHMMEAVHRYEGTVNQVMGDGIMALFGAPLAHEDHAVRACYAALRIQESIRRYTEDVRRLHGVEVQVRVGLNSGEVVVRSVGSDLRMDYTAVGQTTHLAARMEQLAAPGTIRLTSETLALAEYYVTVKPLGPVPVKGLEAPVEVYELVGAGPARSRLQAAAIRGLTRFVGRDPELEQLSQALELARTGHGQVVALVGEPGVGKSRLYWEFTHSHRTQGWLIAETNSVSYGKATAYLPVIDFLKAYLQIESGDEPRRIREKVTGKILSLDRALEPFLSPLLSLLDVSTDDPAWESLAPPHRRQRILDGVKRVLLRESQVQPFLLLFEDLHWIDAETQALLDSLVESLPTARILLLVNYRPEYQHSWGRKTYYRQLRIDPLPPARAEVLLDALLGSDAALAPLRRLLIERTEGNPFFLEESVRTLVETKVLGGERGAYRLAKAAQSFQIPATAQAILAARIDRLPPEEKRVLQSAAVVGKDVPFTLLQAIVEEPEESLRRSLENLQAAEFLYETQLFPDLEYTFKHALTQEVAYRSLPVERRRSSHERIATVLEGVFATRLDEKTELLAHHYQQSRNAEKALTYLTRAAQKAAARFAPEEASSYYDSVIACLDQLPRTEERERERIDLRLGHVDMVWVRGRYAEGRGILEEVREIAERLADLPRLAQIHFKFGWYLYDQMDMDRAFAHQRECFALCERLGQLTEMRQVYWGLGQSCRSVSSDVAVRRRTAIEYHRTGLVLAENAFPNVIFWDLHNAHFLWLIHLFQLGEWEVARAYLDGAERIAKAFPEGADIVQMEFTKGSIGLSHLLKGDWEVEVGLDWLRESLEAAERVGGHIYTLIGRYLVAQGYFLVGDLPRALAHFEATLAVAEETSNLLWPGALLWTAETEARLHRADEALDHLRRYEELIERVGPLEGLAWFPSRGVADRVHGLVLAQRGDLEAAAQRLERSAATLAEHGYRPDLARTLVALGQVRRDQGRLSEAQHAFQHAMGLFREMGFGPELDQTLALM
- a CDS encoding ABC transporter substrate-binding protein gives rise to the protein MPYAPFRGRWNSRGGPNHMNRRRLLLLAGSALASARSLAWAQSTRAHRVAWLAAGSKADTEASFDAFREGLRDFGYHEGRNLVLDARFGDYSPERTERLALELAAMQPEVLVTQGGAARQAERLSPAIPTAFVYSGDPIAAGLATSFARPGRHLTGVCLLSLDLVGKRIEILKEIVPSLGRVAIIANPGHPGEPRELAASKAAAERLGIRVSYHPVRNPAELDAALPAVVASRAEGAVVFPDALTNSQRSALARFFLKNRIPSAAGWAPYAESGFLVSYGPDLLAAYRRSAYFVDRIIKGAKPADLPIEMPSTIEMVVNRRTATALNLSLPSTIALRADRVID